Within Massilia endophytica, the genomic segment TTGCCGGTGGTTCACTCCACCGTCAACGTGAAGACCGGACTCAACAAGCCTCCCGTGCCCCACATCCGCAAGGCCCTGGAAGGCTATCCCACCTACGACCGCACCTCCATCAACAGCTGGGAAGATGTGGAGTTCAAGAAGGCAGTGCGGGAGGCCGGGCGCAAAAAGCTGGTCATGACGGCGCTCTGGACGGAAGCGTGCCTCACCTTCCCCGCCCTCGATGCGCTCGCCGAAGGCTACGAAGTCTATGTGCCCGTCGATGCGGTAGGCGGCACCTCGGTGGCCGCGCATGAGGCGGCGCTGCGCCGCGTGGAGCAGGCGGGCGCCAGGCTGATCTCGACAGTGCAGCTGTTCTGCGAGCTTCAGCGGGACTGGACGCGCAGTGAAACCGTGCCCGCCTTCCTCAATCTCTTCATCGAAACAGGCGGCACGCCGGGCATCCAGTTCTCCTACGACCGCGCGGAGTAGAACACCCCGCTCATTCGGGCTTCTCGACCGTATAGCCCTTCTCAGCCAGCAGCGCCAGGTAGCTGCGGTCGCCAAGGATATCCTTCAGCGGCAGGGTGGAAAAGGTGCTGGCGTTGGCCGCCAGCGCCTTCTCGGCTGCGGCGATCCAGGCATCGCGCATGCGGATGTCGAGCGACTGGAGGCCGGGCTGGCTCTTCATGAATGTGCTGTTGAAGACAGCGTCCTGGCAGCTCTTGTCGCGGCCTGCGAAATCCATCTTTTCGATGACCTCGATATCGCCGATGGCCCAGGCGTTGGCGCGCTGGCGCATGGCGTCGATATCGCCTTCAAGGCCGTCCAGGGTCTTGGTGAAGCAGGCCACGTCGTCGAGCTGCGACTGCTTGAAATTGCTGAGGGCCTTGCCCGGATCGTCCAGCTCCAGCTTCACTTCGGCCAGCGTGGTCTTGATCTTGTATTTCTTGAGCAGGCCGTCGATGGTGCTGCGCACCTGGCGTCCGTCGCCCAGACCCGACTTCGCAAGTCCCTTGCGGAACAGGGTGTCGGCCACGAACATGGGCCGCTCGCGCTCGATGCTGCCGTCGTCGCCAATGTATTTCGCCTTTGCCGCCAGCCAGCGCTCGTAGACGTCCGAAGGCAGCACGTCGCGCAGCTCCTTGCCGTCGGGGTTCTTGCGGATGCCGATCAGGCGTGGCAGCAGCGTCACCGAGCGGAAGAAGCTGAAGTCCGCGCGGGCGCCCGGCGAATGGATGTATTCCTGCGACTGCGCGAGAATGGCCTCGACTTCGTGCGAGCGCCAGTCCATCCCGGCAGGCAGGGGCGAATAGCTGCCGAACACCCACAGCACGTGGCCGTCCCTGCTCACCTTCCACAGGCCGGGACCAGGACGCTGCCCGGTAACGACAACCTGCTCCGGCGCTTCGGCGGGAGCCTCCTGCGCGCTGGCGGCGCAGGCATAAAGGGAAAGGGCAGCGAGGGCGCAGCGCGCAATGGATGAGATCTTCATGCGCCCAATTCTATATTGGCCGGTATGATAAAGGCCGGAGGAATTTTGTATGCAATCGTTACATGGCGTGATACTCGCCGCGGGCCTGTTGGCGGCAGCCGCGCAGGCGCAGGACTACCAGCGCGAAGGCGTGAAGGACGGCCTGCCCGTCTACGAGAAGGCGCTGAAGGCGCGGCTCACCTTCCCCATGGCCTGGACGCAGGACGTGGCCGACCTTCCGGCGTGGCGCGCTGCGGGCCGCGCAAAAGTCTGGGACCTCACCTTGCAACCCAGGGACAGCACGCCCTTCGCGCCGCAAGTCATCGCGGAGCAGGATCGGGGCAGCTATGTGGCGCGGCAGGTCGTCTTCAACCTGAACGCGGACAACCGCGTGCGTGCGCTGCTGCTAATGCCCAAGGCGGCAGGGCCGCATCCGGCCGCGCTCATGCTGCACGATCACGGCGCCCGCTTCGATATCGGCAAGGAGAAGATGATTGCGCCCTGGGCCGATCCCGCGCGGGAAGCCGCGTCGCAGGCCTGGGCCGACAAGCACTTCTCGGGCCGCCATCCCGGCGACGCGCTGGCGAAGCGCGGCTACGTCGTGCTGGCGGTGGACGCACTGGGCTGGGGCGACCGCGGCCCGATGACGGGCGAGACACAGCAGGCGCTGGCCGCGAACATGTTCAACCTGGGCAGCTCGATGGCGGGCGCCATGGCGGCGGAAGACGTGCGGGCGGCGGCCTTCCTGGCGTCGCTGCCAGAAGTCGATGCGCGGCGCGTGGCCGCCATCGGCTTTTCCATGGGCGCCTTCCGCGCCTGGCAGGTGGCCGCGCTGTCGGACGATATCAAGGCCGTGGTGGCCGCGAGTTGGATGGCGACGACGGAGGGGCTCATGGTCCCGGGGAACAACCAGCTGCGCGGCTCCTCCGCCTTCCAGATGCTGCACCCCGGCCTACTGCGCCATCTCGATTTCCCGGACGTGGCCAGCCTCGCCGCGCCCAAGCCCGCGCTCTTCTTCACCGGCGCGCAGGACAAGCTCTTTCCCCTCGCCTCCGCCGAACAGGCCTTCGGCAAGATGAGGCGCGTGTGGCAGGCATGGGATGCGGGCGGGCGATTCGAAGCGCGCGTGCTGCCCGGCGGGCACGCCTTCCCGGCCGACGCGCAGGATGCGGCCTTCGACTGGCTGGCGCGCCAGCTGCCGGCGGCGCGTTAGAGGCGGCGCAGCAACTGCAGGATCAGGCTCGGTCCCGAATTGGCCTGGGCCAGCATGGCCATGGCAGCCTGCTGCAGGATCTGGCTGCGCGTGAGGCGCGCCGTTTCGGCGGCGAAGTCTGTATCGGCGATGGCCGAACGCGAGGCCGCCAGGTTCTCCATCATCGTCGCGTTATTGCTGCTGGCGTAGCCAAGGCGGCTCTGCATCGCGCCCAGGCGCGCGCGCACCATATCGATCTGCAGTATCTGCGCATCGATGAAGCCCAGCGCCTTGGTGGCATCGGCATGGCTGGTAAGCTGGATATCGCCGATGCTGTAGCCATCCGGTTCGATGCGGAAGATGAAGGGAATCCCGAGCAGCAGTACATCCTCGTCGCGGGGCCCGATCTGCAGGTTGCTGCTGAAGCTTCCATCGAGCAGATTGATGCCGTTGAAACGGCTCTCGCGCACGGCGCGCTGCGCCTCCACGATCAGCGACCAGGCCTCCAGCTGGATGGAGGCGCGGTCCTGCGCATTGTTCGTATCGCTCGCCGCCTGCACGGCCAGCTCGCGCACGCGCTGGAAGATTTCGGTGATACTGCCCAGCGCTCCCTCGGCGGTCTGCACGAGGGAGATGCCGTCGCTGATATTACGGTTGGCCTGATCGAGGCCGCGCAGCTGGCTCTTCATGCGCTCGCTGATGGCAAACCCCGCCGCATCGTCGCGGGCGGCGTTCAAGCGCAGGCCGCTCGACAGCCTGCGCAGGCTCGATGCCACGTCCATCCCATGGCGCTCCAGGGCGCGTTGGGCGAACAGCGATTGTGGGTTCGTGTTGAGTTGCATGCCATGTCCGTGAAGGGCGGACATTTTTGCCGCTCTACCGCATTAACGGCAGATTTAACGCAAACTTAATCACCAATTATCACCACCACTCACAGCCCAGCCCGTGTCCAACTCTGGTGCCAGGGAAGATTCTTGGACACGGCCTCTGCTGTAGATGCACTACCGACGAGCTCGTGTCCACTTTTCTTCCCTGGCACCAGAAGTGGACACGGGCTCGGCGTTAGGCTTGGGGGAGGTAGCGGGCGGCGCTGGGGATGCCCTGGGACTGGGCCAGGGAGAGCCAGTGGCGGGCCTGGGCGGCGTCGGGAGCGACGCCCTGGCCGGAGAGGAACATGAGGCCCGTGTTCAGCTGGGCGCGCGCGTGGCCTTGCTCGGCGGCGCGCAAATACCAGTGGAAGGCTTGTGCGAAATCGCGCGCCATGCCCAGGCCGCAGTCGCAGCGCAGCGCCAGCGTGAACTGGGCGAGGGTGTGTCCGTTCTCCGCCGCTTTCCGATACCAGTGGTTGGCGCGCACGACGTTCGGCGCGGGGCCGTCGTCGCGGTCGTAGAGCTGGGCCAGCATGTACTGGGCGGGGGCGTAGTCCTGCTCGCCCGCGCGGGAGTACCAGGAGAGGGCCTTGCGCAGGTCGCGCGCCACGCCGCGCCCGTTTTCGTAGCGCAGGCCAAGGTCGGACTGGGCGCGCGCATGGCCTTGCTCGGCCGCCTGGGTGCACCAGTGCAGGGCCTGCTCGTCGTCCTGCGGCAGGCCTTCGCCCGCTTCGTATAACTGGCCCAGGTGGTATTGGGCGGCGGGGAAGCCTTGTTCGGCGGCTTTCTGGTACCAGTGGGCGGCGCGCTGGGCGTCCGCGGGCAGGTCCTGCCCGTGCTGGTAGCGCAGGCCGAGGTTGTTCTGGGCCGCGGCATGTCCCAGTTCGGCGGCGCAGCGGTAGCATTCCACGGCGCGCTCGGCGTCGCGCGGGACGCCCACGCCGTTGTCGTAAATGAGGGCGAGGTTGAAGTGGGAGCTGGCGTGGCCCTGGGCCGCCGCCTTGCGGTACCAGTGGATGGCCTGGCGCGCGTCGTGCGGCACGCCATCACCCTTGTCGTAGCGCAGGGCGAGGTTGAACTGGGCGGGCGCATAGCCCTGCCCCGCCGCCTTGCGGTACCAGGCGATGGCTTCCTCGGGGTCGGCATCGATGCCGTGGCCGTTGTCGTAGCGCAGGGCAAGGCTGAACTGGGCGCGCGCATAGCCTTGCTCGGCCGCCTTGCGGTACCAGTACAGGGCCTGGCCGTAGTCCTGGGGCACGCCCTTGCCCGTGTCGTACATCATGGCGAGGTTGTTCTGCGCGCCCGCGTCGCCCTGTTCGGCGGCCTTGCTGAACCAGTGGCGAGCCTGTTCCGTGTCCTGCGCCACGCCATGGCCTTTCGCGTACAGCCAACCCAGGTTGTATTGGGCGGCGGCGTAACCCTGTTCGGCGGCCTGGCGGTACCAGCGCGCCGCCTCGGCCAGATCGGCGTCCACGCCCTGCCCTTTCTGGTACATGACGCCCAGGTTGTATTGCGCATGCTCCAGGCCCGCGTTGGCGGCCTGGCGGTACCAGGCCACAGCCAGTTCCTCGTTGCGCGCCACGCCTTCGCCGTGGAAGTACATGAAGCCCAGGCTGTGCTGGGCGTTCGCGTTGCCCCGCTCGGCCAGGCCTTTCACGCGCAGGAATTCGGCGCTGTAGCTGGCTTCGGCGGTCTTCACGGGAGCGAGGACGGCGGCCATGCGTTATGCCTGCAGGGCCTGCGGCGCGGGCGGCGGCAGGGTGATGCGCTTTTGCTCCGCCAGCACGCCCATGAAACTTGCCAGCGGAATGGGACGGTGGAAGAAGTAGCCCTGCATGGTGCTGCAGCCGTTGGCTTGCAGGTAGCGCGCCTGCACCTCGGTCTCCACCCCTTCGGCCACCAGGTGCAGGCCCAGGCCGCGCGCGATGGAGATGATGGCGAGGATCACGGGATAGTGCCCGCTCTCGTCGTGGATCTCCTTGATGAAGCTCTGGTCGATCTTGATGGTGTGGATGGGGAAGCGGTGCAGGTAGGACAGCGAGGAATAGCCCGTGCCGAAATCGTCGATGGCGACGGACACGCCCAGCTGGCAAAGCTTGTTCAGCTGCTCGATGGCGTACTGCGGATTGCGGATGCAGATGTTCTCCGTGATCTCCACTTCGATCTGCGCGGGCGAGATGCCGCAGCGCGTGAGCGCGCCTCGCATCTTCTCGAAGAAGTCGCCCCGGTCCAGGTATTGCGGCGAGAGGTTCAGCGAGAGGCGCACGTTGTCCGCGCCCGCCACGTTCCACTGCTGCAGGTCGTGGCACAGGGCGCCGATCATCCAGTCGGAAATGGGCAGCATCAGGCCGTTCTCTTCGGCGAACGGCAGGAACTCGCCCGCCGAGAGCACGCCGCGCTGCGGATGGTTCCAGCGCATCAGGCCTTCGGCGCCGATGATGCGGCCCGTGGCCACGTCCACCTGCGGCTGGTAGTACATTTCCAGCTCGCCGTGCTCCAGGGCCTTGCGCAGGGCTTGTTCCAGCACGATCTTCTGGTGCGAGACGTCCTGCATGGAGGCGTGGTAGAAGCTGTGGCCGTTCTTGCCCAGGGCCTTGACCTGGTACATGGCGATGTCGGCATGGCGCAGCAGCTCGTCGATGCTCTCGCCGTCGCTCGGGTAGACAGCGATGCCGATGGAGGCCGAGATATGCACCACGTGGCCGTCCAGGTCGAAGGGCTTCTGCAGCGTTTCCAGGAATTTTTCCGCAATGAGCTTGGCGTCGTTGCGGTCGCGCAGCTCGGGCAGCACGATGGTGAATTCGTCGCCGCCCTGGCGCGCCAGCGTGTCGCCCTTGCGCAGGCAGGCCTTCAGGCGCGCCGCGGCCAGCTTGAGCAGCTCGTCGCCCTTCACGTGGCCCAGGGTATCGTTCACCAGCTTGAAGCGGTCCAGGTCGATGAACATCACGGCCAGCTCGGAGAGCTTGCGCTTGGCCTGGATGACGGCCAGGCCGAGGCGGTCCTTGAACAGCACGCGGTTGGGCAGGTCGGTCAGGATGTCGTGGTAGGCCTGGTAGGAGATGGTCTCCTCGGCGCGCTTGCGGTCCGTGATGTCGCGCGCCACGCCATAGGTGCCGAAGAATTCCTGCTTGCGCGCCGCGTTGTCCGGCACGTGCATGCCGATGGCGTTCAGGGAGATCGTCATCAGCGTGTTGCTGAAAGTGCGCTCGGCGCCCCCGTGCGTGGTATTGCACTTCAGGCGCAGCTCCACGTTGCGCGAGGCGCGTTGGTCGACCCTCCGTTCGTTGAAGGCGTAGCGGGCGCGCTCCTGGTCTTCGTCGTGCACCAGCACGGAGTAGTGCTTGCCCAGCAGCTCCTCGCGCTCATAGCCCAGGAGCTGGCTGGCGCGGTCATTGATGAAGGTGAATTCGCCTGCGTGGTTCAGGGTGTAGATGATGTCCGGCGAGCTGTCCACCAGGTAGCGGTACATCTTCTCCGAGTTTTCCAGGCGCTGGGCGATGGTGTGGTTGTCCACGGCCAGGCGGCGCTGCTGCAGCGCGTTCTCCACCGTCTTGATCAGCTCTTCCGGGCTGTAGGGCTTGCGCAGGTAGTCGTAGGCGCCGCGCTTCAGCGCGCCGATGGCGGCCTCGATGCCCACGTCGCCGCTCATCACGATCACGTCGCAGTCCATCTCGCGCGCGTTGATCACGTCCATGATCTCGTGGCCGCTCATGTCGGGCAGGCGCAGGTCCAGCAGCACCAGATCGAAGGCCAGCTTGTCCAGCTGGGCCAGGGCTTCGCTGCCGCAGGTGGCGGTGACGAGATGGTAGCCGCGGTCCTGCAGCAGGGCGTGCAGGGAAGACAGAAGGCGCGGTTCGTCGTCGACGAGGAGCAGGCGGGGAGAGAAGGCGTCGCTATGGGCTGCGGTCATGACTGGCCTTGGACGGAATCGAGCAGGCGGGGCGCGCCGCCGGCGGGATTGGCGCTGCGCGCGGGCAGCAGCAGTTCGAAGCTGGTGCCGCCCTTGCCGCTGCGGCAGGCGATGGCGCCGCCCAGCTTGTGCACCAGGCTGTGGACGATGGACAGCCCCAGGCCGCGGTGCGTGCCGCCCTTGCTGCTGGCGACCGGCGCGAACAGGTTGGCCAGCACGGCGGGTGGCAGGCCGGGGCCGTTGTCGCTCACGGCCAGCTCCACATAGAGGCGGCGCTCGCGGTTCACCAGGCCCTTGTGCGCGACCTCGATGCGCCCGCCCTCGGGCAGGGCTTCGATGGCGTTCTTCAGGAGGTTGAGCAGGATCTGCTTGAGCATGTCCGGGTCGCCCTCAACGTCGTGGTGCTCGTCCTGCATGCGCACGAGCAGCTGCACGGAGGCGGGCACGAAGGCCGTGCTGCGGAAGAGGCGCAGCACCTCGTCCACCACCTTGCCCACGTGGGCGCCGCGCGCGCCTTCGGCGGCCGGGGTCTCGGCCATGCCCTGGATCAGCTGGCCCACCCGGTCGATCTCCTCGTGCAGCACGGAGAGTTCGCCCACCACGGGCTCGCGCCGCGCCAGCTTGTTGTCCAGCACCGAGAGGTAGTTCTTGATGATGGACAGGGGATTGTTCACTTCGTGCAGCAGGCGGCGCGAGGCTTCGCGGTATTCGTCGGCCACCTGGGCCAGCTGGCGCCGCGCGTGCCCGCGCTCGGAGAGCGCCGTTTCCAGGGCCCCCCCGGCCTGGTGGCCGAAGGCCTGCAGGAAGCGTGCGCGCTGCTGGCAGGCGGGCAGCTGCCAGGCTGCCACGCCGCCCACCAGCACGCCCAGGCAGCGCTGGCTCGCCGTCAGGGGCAGGCAGACCATGGCTTCGCTGCCCAGCATGCGGAAGAGCTGTTCCTCGGCCAGGGTCAGGGCGCCGCCCTCGCGCTGCGCGAGCGTGAGCTGGCGTTCGGCGGCGGCCTGCGCCACCGCTCCGCCCTGGTCCAGGGGCAGGGAGAATTCGGCCAGGCGCTGCGGCTGTTCGCTGCCGCCCGCGCCCACCAGGCCCTGGCCCGTGGGGCTTTCCAGCAGCAGCAGGGCCGAGTCGAAATCGAAGAGGATGCGCGCCGAGCGCGTCATCGCGTCCAGCATGGCGCTGTCGCCTTCCTGGCGGGCGAAGGTCTGGCCCATTTCGGAGACCAGCACCATGTCGCGCACTTCCTGCTGCAGGCGCTGCTGCACGGGGTCCACCGGCGCAGGCAGGGCGGCGGGCGGGGCGACGATATCGTCCACGCCCGTGAGGTCGATGCCCAGGTAGTCGGCCGACTGCTGCACCTGGCGCGCGGCCGCCTTCAGCACCCCGGCCAGGGCCGCGGGCTCCAGGCCGCACAGCACGGCCGCCTCCTCCACCGCCTCTTCCTCGTCCTCGTGGCAGACCAGGAGGTGGGCCAGGCGCACCAGGCGGATCAGGGGATGGGCGGAGGACAGGCGCTCCACCGGCTCGTGGTGGTAGAGCACGGAGTCCGCCAGGAAGGAGTCCAGGCGCCAGCGCTCCACCAGCCAGGCGCCCGCCTCGGTGTGGGTGATCTGCAGGGTGCGCTGTTCGACGGCGCACAGGGCCTCGTCGTCCTTCGCCAGGAAGTTGGCGGCGTATTCCTTGGGCGCCGTGGCCAGCAGGGCCAGGCGGCCGACATTGTGCAGCAGGCCGGCCAGGTAGGCCTCTTCCGGCTGCGGATAGTCCATGAGGCGGGCGACGTCGCGCGCCACCACGGCGGCGGCCAGCGACTGCTTCCAGAAGCCGCGCAGGTCGGTGCTGGCGGAATGGGGGAAGCTGCTGAAGGTCTGGTAGACGGATTCGCTGATGACCAGCGTCTTGATCATGTCCGTGCCCAGGGAGACCAGGGACTGCTCCAGGCTCACCTGGCGCCCGGCCCGGTGGTAGGCCGAGCTGTTGGCCACGCCCAGGATCTTGCTGGCCATGCCCGCGTCCTGGCCGATGAGGGCCGCCAGCTCGGGCATGCCGGCCTCGTCCGTCTGCAGCAGCTCGATCAGCTTGATCAGGATCTGCGGCATGGCCGGCAGCCTTGCGATCAGCAATCGGTTGCGGATGTCGTGGTCAGGTTGGTGCATGTGCTCGCGATGCCGTCAGTGGACGTTCCCATGGCCCGGCGCGCGGACCGTTGACGATCTTAGCATAAAGGTACGCTAGCTTAAGGGAAAGACAAATTTCCGGCTAAACTTTTTCGATTTTAGCGCCGTTAATGTTGTTTCGCCGCCCGCCGGCCAGGCGCCGGCGGTACAGGCGGCTGGCCAGCCACAGTCCCAGCCCGCCTGCGGCGAAGGCCAGCTGGCCCAGGGCCAGGGCCAGCAGGGAGTGCGACAGGGCCGGCGCCAGCATGCCCGCCACTACGGCCCCGATCAGGGTGGTGGCGAAGGACTGGCAGGAGGCCACCGTGCCCCGAATCTGGGGAAAGAGGTCCAGGGTCAGCAGGGTGGCGGCCGGGGCCACCATCGACATGCCGAAGGTGTAGACGAAGATGGGCAGCATGCTCCAGGGCAGGGCCGGGGCATGCAGCAGGTGGAAGGCCGTGTTGGCGAAGGCGGCCGCCAGCAGGAAGGCGTAGCCGATGCCGATCTGGCGCGCGAAGCTGATCTTGCCCGCGTAGCGGTTGGCCACCAGGGCGCCCAGGAAGATGCCCGCCACGGAGGGGATGAAGAGCCAGCCGAAGTCGCCCGGACCCAGGTGCAGCTGCTCCGGCAGGGTCACGGGGGCGGCTGTGATGAAGAGGAAGAGCCCCGCAAAATTGAAGGCCACCACCCCGGACTTCAGGTGGAACAGGGGCGAGGCCAGGATCATGCGGTAATTGCGCCACAGGTGGCCGGGATTGAAGGGCTGGCGCTTGTGCGGCGGCAGGGTCTCGGGCAGGCGCAGCCAGCACACCGCGAACAGGATCACGCTGAACGCCACCAGGGCCAGGAAAATGCTGCGCCAGTCCGCCACCTGCACGATGGCCCCGCCCAGGATGGGGGCCACGGCGGGCGCGATCGAGAAGATCATGGTCACCAGCGAGAGCAGGCGGGCCGCCTCGGCGTCGTGATACAGGTCGCGGATGATGGCGCGCCCCACCACCAGCCCGGCCCCGGCCGACACGCCCTGCAGCACGCGGAAGAGCCACAGGTAATGCACCGTGTGGGCCGCGGCGCAGCCCACCGTGCCGATGGTGAAGGCAACCAGGGATACAAGGATGACATTGCGCCGCCCGAAGGCGTCCGACAGGGCGCCGTGCCACAGCACCATGGCGGCGAAGGCCAGCAGATAGGCCGTCAGGCTTTGCTGGAGTTCCAGCGGGCTGGCCCCGAGGTCGGCCTGGATCTGCGGGAAGGCGGGCAGGTAGGCGTCGATGCAGAAGGGGCCGAACATGGACAGCGCGGCCAGCACCACCGCCAGGCCGCGCCGGCCCAGGGGACGGGGGCCCGGCTTGCGCTGGGGAGGGGGCGGCGGGACGGGATCGGCGTCGGGCAGGCTGGCTGGCGTTTCGGGGAACATTTACTCGCTTTTCGGCTTGGCCTCTTCGCGGCGGTTGAAACCGGCCACCATGTCGAAGCGGAACAGGCGGCATTCCAGGGCCCCGTTGAAGAAGGGCGTCTTGCGCGATTCCTTCAGGCGCAGCAGCTTGGGCAGGCCCAGGTCGGCCGTGAACAGGTACACCGTCCAGCCGGCGAAGCGCTGCTTCAGGGTGCTGGAGAGGTCCGCGTAGAAGGACTTCGCCAGCTCGTCGTCGCCCAGGCTCGAGTCGCCGCGCACCCCGATCCGCTCGCCATACGGCGGGTTGGTGAGCAGGATGCCCGGCTGCGCGGTGGGCGGCTGCACCTGCTGCGCCTCGATCTGCTTCAGGGGAATCTCGAACAGGATACCGGCGTTGCGCAGGTTGTGGCGCGTCATTGCCACCATGTCGCCCGAGATGTCGGAGCCGAAGATGGTGGGCTCGGACGGCAGGGGGTTCGGCTTGATGGCCGCCTTCATCTCCTGCCACGGGCCGGGATCGAAGTCGTGGAACTTCTCGAAGGCGAACTTGCGGCGCGCGCCGGGCGGCACGCCCTGCACCATCTGGGCCGCTTCGCACAGGATGGTGCCCGAGCCGCACATGGGGTCGAACAGCGGCATGCCCGGCTTCCAGCCCGCCACGCGCAGGAGTCCCGCCGCCAAGTTCTCGCGCAGGGGCGCGTCGCCCGTCTCGGTGCGCCAGCCACGCTTGAAGAGGGCCTCGCCCGAGGTGTCGAGA encodes:
- a CDS encoding THUMP domain-containing class I SAM-dependent RNA methyltransferase; translated protein: MTSYFCPCPRGMEGPLAEELAEIAQHSPTLKVHNQVPGGVHCSGDLYDAYRINLHSRIASRVLMRMGVCHYQNENDIYDLVLAQPWEEWFGVHHTIRVDVTAIKSPLKSLEFTTLKIKDAVCDRFRDMYGKRPSVNTREPDMRIAGFLDQRQFIIYLDTSGEALFKRGWRTETGDAPLRENLAAGLLRVAGWKPGMPLFDPMCGSGTILCEAAQMVQGVPPGARRKFAFEKFHDFDPGPWQEMKAAIKPNPLPSEPTIFGSDISGDMVAMTRHNLRNAGILFEIPLKQIEAQQVQPPTAQPGILLTNPPYGERIGVRGDSSLGDDELAKSFYADLSSTLKQRFAGWTVYLFTADLGLPKLLRLKESRKTPFFNGALECRLFRFDMVAGFNRREEAKPKSE